TACTGGCTGCCTGAGGTGGACGACCATGTAGGTGATAGCAGGTCTCTCTAGTGTGACCAAGACGATTACAATAGAAGCACTGGGGCCGAGCACGACCACCACGATAACCACGATCAGTCGAGGTCATAACAAGGGCGGAGTGATCTCCAGGTATGGACATGCCATGATCAGCAGTAACAGAAGAGGCTCTAAGTAGCCTGGCAAATACCTTTGTCAAAGGTGGGAGAGAAGCAGTGTCGAGAATCTGTGTCTTAACGGATTCGAGCTCTGGGCGAATTCCATAAAGACAGAGGACAATAAACATGTGATCACGCTGTTGCTGTTGTTTCTTGATATCTGTATCAAATGGCATCAACTCATTAAAATCAATAATAGAAACTTGG
This window of the Diospyros lotus cultivar Yz01 chromosome 5, ASM1463336v1, whole genome shotgun sequence genome carries:
- the LOC127801651 gene encoding uncharacterized protein LOC127801651 yields the protein MLIFRPLRECSALWTRACELYTSDITRIYDVISALFNLRQTDLDMTTYLGKLQVSIIDFNELMPFDTDIKKQQQQRDHMFIVLCLYGIRPELESVKTQILDTASLPPLTKVFARLLRASSVTADHGMSIPGDHSALVMTSTDRGYRGGRARPQCFYCNRLGHTRETCYHLHGRPPQAASTANMVVGTSEGQTSLTPSDSSPVTISEGEYAQFRAAQQATSPITSLADTGLEDRTDDWHGA